Proteins from a genomic interval of Paenibacillus sp. FSL R5-0623:
- a CDS encoding SDR family oxidoreductase produces the protein MIKEQHQWVLITGASSGIGEVFALEMASKGKNIVLVARTESKLNQLAERIERTYQVRAEVIVSDLSQVDAPQRVYEECQNRGIHIDMLINNAGFATHGLFEQVDGSRQQEEIMLNVLALTNMTHLFLPGMLQKKNGAVINVSSTAAFQPDPYMAVYGATKAFVLSFTEALYEENRKRGVQFLALCPGSTETSFFDVVGADEASVGKRDTPEHVVAVAMRALESGKPYAVPGAGNYWTAQFTRLVPRKLMLRIVGSMLRPRSKDGKAEKVQA, from the coding sequence ATGATAAAGGAACAGCATCAATGGGTACTTATTACAGGTGCTTCTTCAGGTATTGGGGAAGTTTTTGCACTCGAAATGGCTTCCAAGGGTAAAAATATTGTGCTGGTGGCCAGAACAGAATCCAAACTGAATCAATTGGCAGAACGCATAGAACGTACATATCAAGTAAGGGCTGAGGTGATCGTATCGGATTTGTCTCAAGTCGATGCACCTCAGAGGGTATATGAGGAATGTCAGAATCGGGGAATACACATCGATATGCTGATCAACAATGCGGGATTTGCTACCCATGGATTATTTGAACAGGTGGATGGTTCCAGGCAGCAGGAGGAAATTATGTTGAACGTGCTCGCCTTGACAAACATGACACATCTTTTCTTGCCAGGCATGTTACAGAAGAAAAATGGTGCTGTCATTAATGTTTCGTCGACGGCTGCCTTTCAACCTGATCCGTATATGGCTGTGTATGGAGCAACGAAGGCATTTGTACTTTCTTTTACAGAGGCATTATACGAAGAAAACAGGAAGCGTGGCGTTCAGTTTTTGGCACTATGCCCAGGTTCAACCGAGACTTCGTTCTTTGATGTAGTGGGTGCTGATGAAGCCTCGGTGGGTAAACGTGATACCCCCGAGCATGTCGTGGCGGTGGCCATGAGAGCACTCGAGTCAGGCAAACCTTATGCTGTGCCGGGGGCCGGTAATTACTGGACAGCGCAGTTCACCCGCCTCGTGCCACGCAAGTTGATGTTGCGAATTGTAGGAAGTATGCTCCGTCCACGTTCCAAGGATGGTAAAGCAGAAAAAGTACAAGCCTGA
- a CDS encoding VWA domain-containing protein: protein METFVSESILLLYIFNHYIGEERHPIMTDSFIHLNTGQNISINESIQLQVTIQCTSSPFPLDISCFMVNEEGKVPSDDYFVFYNQKTDPHQSVLLQQAEELKSSFVLDTNQLRQAPVEKCVFTATLDAGGTFADVQACQTIVQAGSQQITYEITQVTAETALIFIEIYKYRDGFKVRAIGRGFFGGLQPLAESFGVEIESNDTSEAEQVLLTAHAEVAATSPEVLVPDAAPNTNHAPLNLTKIDLLKRKVTLSLQKKKIEPIQARVAVVFDASGSMYHLYRKGIVQEAFERILAIASAFDDNGELDVWFFAKDFLRAPSVTARDFENYIERTYTLGSKGGTNNEPPVMQDVIRKYTIEEPDVKIPTYIIFFSDGGVSQKGKIMRLITESSTKNLFWQFVGLGQANYGILEKLDDMTGRFIDNADFFALDDISKISDEELYDRLLTEFPGWIKEARAKGILA, encoded by the coding sequence ATGGAAACATTTGTATCAGAATCGATCTTGTTACTGTACATTTTCAACCATTATATTGGAGAAGAGAGGCATCCGATTATGACCGATTCGTTCATTCACTTAAACACAGGCCAGAATATCAGTATCAACGAATCCATCCAACTTCAGGTTACCATTCAATGTACATCATCTCCTTTTCCCTTGGATATTAGCTGCTTTATGGTGAACGAAGAGGGAAAGGTCCCATCTGACGACTATTTTGTATTTTATAATCAGAAGACCGATCCCCATCAAAGTGTGCTTCTGCAACAGGCAGAGGAACTGAAATCCTCTTTTGTACTGGATACAAATCAATTACGGCAGGCTCCTGTGGAAAAATGTGTGTTTACGGCTACTCTGGATGCGGGAGGCACATTCGCCGATGTTCAGGCATGTCAGACGATTGTACAAGCGGGTTCCCAGCAGATTACCTATGAGATCACGCAGGTCACTGCGGAAACAGCTCTTATTTTTATTGAAATCTATAAGTATCGTGACGGGTTCAAAGTTCGTGCGATTGGACGAGGTTTCTTTGGTGGATTGCAGCCGCTGGCAGAGTCATTCGGTGTTGAAATTGAGAGTAACGACACCTCGGAAGCCGAACAGGTTCTTCTCACGGCACATGCTGAAGTGGCAGCCACCTCTCCAGAAGTCTTGGTACCTGATGCTGCACCAAACACGAATCATGCGCCTCTTAACCTGACCAAGATCGATCTCCTCAAGCGTAAAGTAACCCTGTCTCTGCAAAAGAAAAAGATCGAACCTATACAGGCACGTGTTGCCGTTGTATTTGATGCATCAGGCTCCATGTACCATCTGTATCGCAAAGGCATCGTGCAAGAAGCCTTCGAGCGTATTCTGGCGATTGCATCCGCTTTTGATGATAACGGAGAGTTGGACGTCTGGTTCTTCGCCAAAGACTTCTTGCGTGCACCTAGCGTCACCGCCAGGGATTTCGAGAATTATATTGAACGCACATATACGCTGGGTAGCAAAGGCGGTACCAATAACGAACCTCCTGTGATGCAGGATGTCATTCGCAAATATACGATCGAGGAACCCGATGTGAAGATTCCAACGTATATTATCTTTTTTAGCGATGGTGGAGTCAGTCAAAAAGGGAAAATCATGCGGCTTATTACCGAAAGTTCAACCAAAAACCTGTTCTGGCAATTCGTTGGCCTGGGACAAGCCAATTACGGTATCCTTGAGAAACTCGATGACATGACTGGACGTTTCATCGATAATGCTGACTTTTTTGCTCTCGACGACATCTCCAAGATCAGCGATGAAGAATTGTACGATCGTCTCCTTACTGAATTCCCAGGCTGGATAAAGGAAGCTCGGGCCAAAGGCATTTTGGCCTAA
- a CDS encoding metallophosphoesterase family protein, which translates to MKNEHTPEQPLASFQVITDTHVRDEADHIHNRHLDQALADIATFCQGSSGIMHVGDVTDRGLPSEYRELQRIWKQHAESLPDIRYTVGNHDIGAVVWQDPPIVLLEMKEDDVAKLLEQEADMELVTKQTAAESAALIEQLSGGTYTLSAASSEQEGQDISDKAESITVAGLWQRRLSDFEGTTGMKGSYHDHWIDGYHYIFLGTEQPHPKDCDMSAEQLEWLDAKLSERATPEHPIFIFLHQPLMDTVAGSMKEQGWYGVNQDAELKAVLAKYPQAILFSGHTHWQLEAHHTMYDGAGQKPTMFNASSVGYLWTDQDEHLEGSEGLHVEVYKNRVVVKGRDFVASEWIEGAEFTVHYPVEG; encoded by the coding sequence ATGAAAAATGAACATACACCGGAGCAACCACTTGCCAGCTTCCAGGTCATTACGGACACACATGTGCGAGATGAGGCAGATCATATTCATAACCGGCATCTGGACCAAGCATTAGCCGACATAGCTACATTTTGTCAGGGTAGCAGTGGGATTATGCATGTAGGCGATGTGACGGATCGTGGGCTACCGAGTGAATATCGTGAGTTGCAACGTATATGGAAGCAACATGCGGAGAGTTTGCCGGATATTCGTTACACGGTAGGTAATCATGATATTGGAGCCGTGGTATGGCAAGATCCTCCGATCGTTTTGCTTGAGATGAAAGAGGATGATGTAGCCAAGTTGTTGGAACAAGAAGCAGATATGGAACTGGTCACAAAACAAACCGCTGCTGAATCAGCTGCACTAATTGAGCAACTATCCGGCGGGACATATACGTTGTCTGCTGCATCTTCGGAGCAGGAGGGTCAAGATATATCCGACAAAGCTGAATCCATTACAGTTGCAGGGTTATGGCAGCGTCGATTAAGTGATTTTGAAGGGACAACCGGTATGAAGGGCTCCTACCACGATCACTGGATCGACGGGTATCATTATATTTTCTTGGGCACGGAGCAACCTCATCCAAAGGATTGTGATATGTCGGCTGAACAGTTGGAGTGGCTAGATGCGAAATTGTCTGAGCGTGCAACGCCAGAGCATCCCATCTTCATTTTCTTACACCAGCCGCTTATGGATACGGTGGCAGGATCGATGAAGGAACAAGGCTGGTATGGTGTGAATCAGGATGCAGAACTCAAGGCCGTTCTAGCCAAATACCCGCAAGCGATCCTTTTCTCGGGTCACACCCATTGGCAGTTAGAGGCGCATCATACGATGTACGATGGTGCGGGCCAGAAGCCAACGATGTTCAATGCGTCGTCTGTAGGTTATCTCTGGACAGATCAGGATGAGCATCTGGAGGGCAGTGAAGGACTTCATGTGGAGGTTTATAAGAATCGAGTGGTTGTGAAGGGACGGGACTTTGTCGCGAGTGAATGGATTGAGGGTGCTGAGTTCACGGTGCATTATCCTGTAGAAGGTTAG
- a CDS encoding carboxylesterase/lipase family protein: protein MKELQVATKYGTVQGELLHGASVWKGIPYAKPPVGELRFQAPIQPESWDGIRQATQFGPENIQPRNHQPEDQTEIPNESEDSLYLNIWAPKEKGATPLPVMVWIHGGSFVSGSGGQPMYDGTQLAVRGDVIVVTINYRLGPLGFLHMAPLGDSYVSNAGLLDQVAALQWVKHNISAFGGNPDQVTVFGESAGSMSIAALMAMPAAKGLFQRAIMESGASQFMPAEQASALREGMLKILGVDRNNLQKLNTIPVDQIIAAGETVKQQSGAGMALLFQPVLDGQTLPQVPLQAVSEGSAQDIPVLIGTTLHEGALFIQPHVPFSKEIDMVQGVDFMTPDLENRVAIADSYPKTADGQAQVMTDMFFWRSALQYAAAQQKYAPVWMYRFDWVMPEHPLLKRAIHSIEMFFVFNTLHVLKFMNAEPDEAAAALALKVQDAWISFAKNGQPEVAGVNWPEYEQGRATLIFNHEIEVVHDPDSAKRELLGL from the coding sequence ATGAAAGAACTTCAAGTTGCAACGAAGTACGGTACAGTTCAAGGCGAGCTTTTGCATGGTGCAAGCGTATGGAAGGGCATTCCCTACGCGAAACCCCCAGTAGGTGAATTACGTTTCCAGGCTCCGATACAACCCGAGTCATGGGATGGAATCAGACAGGCCACTCAATTTGGACCTGAGAATATACAACCTCGAAACCATCAACCAGAAGACCAGACAGAAATTCCGAATGAGTCAGAGGATAGTCTATATCTGAACATCTGGGCACCTAAGGAAAAAGGAGCAACACCACTGCCGGTCATGGTATGGATTCACGGCGGTTCCTTCGTGTCCGGTTCGGGTGGCCAGCCGATGTATGATGGTACACAGTTAGCAGTTCGGGGGGACGTCATCGTTGTGACGATTAACTACCGATTAGGACCTTTGGGTTTCCTGCATATGGCTCCATTAGGTGATTCATATGTATCCAATGCAGGTCTGCTGGATCAGGTTGCGGCATTACAGTGGGTGAAGCATAATATCTCTGCTTTTGGTGGTAATCCGGATCAAGTTACGGTGTTCGGCGAATCGGCGGGAAGCATGAGCATTGCAGCACTGATGGCGATGCCAGCGGCCAAAGGACTCTTCCAACGTGCCATTATGGAGAGCGGTGCATCCCAGTTCATGCCGGCAGAGCAAGCTTCAGCGTTGAGGGAAGGGATGTTAAAGATTCTTGGGGTGGACCGGAACAACCTGCAGAAGTTAAATACAATTCCTGTAGATCAGATTATTGCAGCCGGTGAAACGGTCAAACAGCAGAGCGGGGCAGGTATGGCATTATTGTTCCAACCTGTATTGGATGGCCAGACACTGCCACAGGTGCCGCTTCAGGCGGTGAGTGAAGGCTCAGCGCAGGATATTCCGGTACTGATTGGTACGACATTGCACGAGGGTGCACTGTTCATCCAGCCACATGTACCTTTTTCAAAAGAAATCGATATGGTTCAGGGCGTAGACTTTATGACGCCAGATCTGGAGAACCGGGTAGCCATCGCGGATAGTTATCCAAAAACGGCAGATGGACAAGCCCAAGTCATGACCGATATGTTCTTCTGGCGGTCAGCGCTGCAATATGCTGCGGCACAACAGAAATATGCCCCGGTGTGGATGTATCGATTTGATTGGGTGATGCCGGAACATCCCTTGTTAAAAAGAGCGATTCACAGCATCGAAATGTTCTTTGTGTTTAATACACTGCATGTCCTCAAGTTCATGAATGCGGAGCCGGATGAAGCTGCGGCAGCACTTGCCCTCAAGGTACAGGATGCCTGGATTTCCTTTGCCAAGAATGGCCAACCTGAAGTTGCAGGTGTGAACTGGCCTGAATATGAGCAGGGTCGTGCGACACTAATCTTCAACCATGAGATTGAGGTTGTACATGATCCGGATTCAGCCAAGCGAGAGCTGTTAGGGTTATAA
- a CDS encoding VanZ family protein: MSSYVFPVQTAFLIFVVAAMFLLVPWLIYGYRKDGFFSWSRFGVSFSFIFYILAAYCLVILPFPTTRDTCAQQAADTIYYNLVPFTFVKDIMKETPIVWTQPSSYIGMIQGRAFLQVLFNVLLLMPLGVYIRYFFQKRSFWKYALLGGLGLSLFFEITQITGFYGYYNCPYRLFDVDDLLLNTSGAVIGFFTAPILLALFPSRASIQAKSEQIVEQNQVYTMPQLLALIIDGIIVVFLSNLISIFTASDVVSDALNTSIAMVIVLFFIPWVRNGVTPGSAILRFRYVDRQTGTPTSESLFKRFAALYVPWLLVTIIRLVNDYAFSGHQDVMLQPYQMWISLGTFGIYMLVYAVLFVHVLIVLFSRGKRSFYFDEVSRTRASRK, from the coding sequence ATGTCCTCATATGTTTTCCCTGTGCAAACGGCTTTTTTGATCTTTGTTGTTGCAGCCATGTTCTTGCTGGTGCCGTGGTTGATCTATGGTTATCGTAAAGACGGCTTCTTCAGCTGGTCACGGTTTGGCGTCAGCTTTTCGTTTATCTTTTATATTCTGGCCGCCTATTGCCTCGTTATTCTCCCGTTTCCGACTACGCGAGATACCTGTGCGCAGCAAGCCGCTGACACGATCTACTACAATCTGGTTCCATTCACTTTTGTCAAAGACATCATGAAAGAAACACCCATTGTATGGACCCAACCATCCAGCTATATCGGAATGATTCAGGGCAGAGCCTTCCTGCAAGTGTTGTTTAACGTCCTGCTTCTCATGCCGCTGGGTGTATATATCCGTTACTTTTTTCAAAAGAGATCATTCTGGAAGTACGCCCTGCTTGGTGGATTAGGGCTTTCCTTATTCTTCGAGATCACCCAAATCACCGGATTTTACGGATATTACAATTGTCCCTACCGCCTGTTCGATGTAGATGATCTGTTATTGAATACTTCGGGAGCAGTCATTGGATTCTTCACAGCGCCCATCCTGCTTGCTTTATTCCCATCACGTGCAAGCATTCAGGCGAAGAGCGAACAGATTGTGGAGCAAAACCAAGTGTATACTATGCCTCAATTGCTCGCGTTAATTATTGATGGAATCATTGTTGTCTTCCTTTCGAATCTAATATCGATCTTCACAGCGTCTGATGTGGTCAGTGATGCACTAAATACATCCATTGCTATGGTCATTGTGCTGTTCTTCATACCTTGGGTACGAAATGGGGTAACTCCAGGCTCGGCCATCTTGCGATTCCGCTATGTGGATCGTCAGACCGGCACACCTACCAGTGAATCGTTATTCAAAAGATTTGCCGCACTCTATGTTCCATGGCTGCTAGTTACGATCATTCGCTTGGTCAACGATTATGCTTTTTCAGGTCATCAGGATGTTATGCTTCAGCCTTATCAAATGTGGATCTCCCTGGGGACATTCGGTATCTATATGTTAGTCTACGCCGTGCTCTTTGTTCATGTCTTGATCGTGCTTTTCTCCCGTGGAAAACGTTCCTTCTACTTCGATGAGGTATCCCGCACGCGGGCCTCTCGTAAATAA
- a CDS encoding zinc ribbon domain-containing protein YjdM, translating into MSNLPNCPKCNSEYTYEDGNLLVCPECAHEWSLEADNDNAEDTKVIRDANGNVLSDGDTVTVIKDLKVKGSSLVVKQGTKVKNIRLIDGDHDIDCKIDSLGAMKLKSEFVKKI; encoded by the coding sequence ATGTCTAATTTGCCCAACTGCCCGAAATGTAATTCGGAGTACACTTACGAGGATGGTAATCTGCTGGTTTGCCCGGAGTGTGCGCATGAATGGTCTTTGGAAGCAGACAATGATAACGCAGAGGATACAAAAGTAATCCGCGATGCCAACGGAAATGTGCTAAGTGATGGCGATACTGTTACCGTCATTAAAGATCTGAAGGTTAAGGGTAGCTCACTCGTGGTCAAACAGGGCACGAAGGTGAAGAATATCCGCCTAATTGATGGGGATCATGATATTGATTGCAAGATCGATAGCTTGGGTGCGATGAAGCTGAAATCTGAGTTTGTGAAAAAGATATAA
- a CDS encoding HAD family hydrolase — MQDETYVDGSPNPIEAVLFDKDGTLLDFTGMWGFWTDCVLNDFRDQLAIRGLRINTEELPQIWGTFHDEQGRMNGYDVRGPLAMGTMDEVYAVLTWHGYRVGLSWAEAKIMVRGCLARAEEEMEQHRPARPLPGVREFLEQCRSEGVVMGVVTADDTPNAIKHLQWMGLESLFDVVIGTDLVERGKPFPDMLLLACERLGVSVQHTVVIGDTDGDMEMARIAGAGYRIGIGETGKIRLADRTIQSFHELLNGGLNR; from the coding sequence ATGCAAGATGAAACGTATGTGGACGGATCACCGAATCCGATTGAAGCTGTTTTGTTTGACAAGGATGGGACATTGCTTGATTTTACAGGTATGTGGGGATTCTGGACCGATTGTGTGTTGAACGACTTCAGAGATCAGTTGGCAATCCGAGGACTGCGTATCAACACAGAGGAACTTCCGCAGATCTGGGGTACATTCCACGATGAACAAGGCCGAATGAATGGGTATGACGTGCGAGGGCCGCTTGCGATGGGAACCATGGATGAAGTGTATGCCGTGCTGACGTGGCATGGATATCGTGTGGGTCTCAGCTGGGCGGAAGCCAAGATTATGGTTCGGGGATGCTTGGCGCGAGCGGAGGAAGAGATGGAGCAGCATCGTCCAGCACGTCCGTTACCGGGCGTTCGTGAATTCCTTGAACAGTGCCGTAGCGAAGGCGTGGTTATGGGTGTAGTGACTGCAGATGATACACCAAATGCAATTAAACATTTGCAGTGGATGGGACTGGAATCCCTTTTTGACGTGGTGATTGGTACGGATCTGGTGGAGCGGGGCAAGCCTTTTCCCGATATGCTTCTACTTGCCTGTGAACGGTTGGGTGTATCAGTGCAGCATACTGTGGTTATTGGAGATACGGACGGAGACATGGAGATGGCACGAATCGCTGGTGCGGGGTACAGGATTGGCATTGGAGAAACGGGAAAAATCCGTTTGGCGGATAGAACGATTCAATCCTTCCATGAATTGCTGAATGGTGGGCTGAATCGATGA
- a CDS encoding LLM class flavin-dependent oxidoreductase, with amino-acid sequence MEIGISTFVETNPDVKTGELISHAQRIRDVVEEIVLADQVGLDVYGVGEHHRADYAASSPAVILAAAASQTKNIRLTSAVTVLSSHDPVRVYQDFATLDGISNGRAEIMAGRGSFIESFPLFGYDLNDYDELFDEKLDLLLKLRDSEKVTWEGKHRPSFNNLGIYPRPVQEKLPVWIGSGGNQESVVRAGLLGLPLVLAIIGGRPVQFAPLVELYKKAAAHAGHDASKLTVASHSHGFIADTTDEAVEKFFPPAQAVMNILGRERGWGHYSRATFDAARSLEGALYVGDVDTVAQKIINLRKEVGITRFMLHTPLGTMPHNEVMRAIELLGKEVAPIVRKEIARWEAENEEAR; translated from the coding sequence ATGGAAATCGGAATTAGTACATTTGTAGAGACGAACCCGGATGTAAAAACAGGAGAACTTATCAGTCATGCGCAGCGCATTCGCGATGTTGTTGAAGAGATTGTTTTGGCAGATCAGGTGGGTTTGGATGTATACGGCGTGGGAGAACATCATCGTGCTGACTATGCGGCTTCATCACCAGCTGTCATTCTGGCTGCTGCAGCTTCACAGACCAAGAATATTCGCTTGACGAGTGCGGTAACAGTACTATCATCGCATGATCCGGTACGGGTTTATCAGGATTTTGCGACATTAGATGGCATTTCGAACGGACGTGCAGAGATTATGGCAGGGCGGGGATCATTTATCGAATCGTTCCCACTATTCGGCTATGATCTGAACGACTACGATGAGTTATTCGACGAGAAACTGGATTTGCTTCTCAAACTGCGTGATTCGGAAAAAGTAACCTGGGAAGGCAAACACCGACCTTCCTTTAACAATCTGGGCATCTACCCGCGCCCGGTTCAGGAAAAACTTCCGGTATGGATTGGCAGTGGCGGTAATCAGGAATCCGTCGTTCGTGCAGGATTGCTCGGTTTGCCACTGGTGCTTGCCATTATTGGTGGCCGTCCGGTACAATTTGCACCACTGGTGGAACTGTACAAGAAAGCAGCTGCACATGCGGGACATGATGCTTCCAAGCTGACCGTTGCTTCTCACTCTCACGGCTTCATTGCCGATACAACAGACGAAGCCGTGGAGAAATTCTTCCCGCCAGCGCAAGCGGTCATGAACATACTGGGTCGTGAACGTGGATGGGGACACTACAGCCGTGCGACATTTGATGCGGCGCGGAGCCTGGAAGGTGCATTGTATGTAGGTGATGTGGATACCGTAGCTCAGAAAATTATTAACCTGCGCAAAGAAGTTGGGATTACACGCTTCATGTTGCACACCCCACTTGGCACCATGCCGCACAACGAGGTCATGAGAGCGATCGAACTGCTTGGTAAAGAAGTCGCTCCAATTGTGCGCAAAGAAATTGCACGTTGGGAAGCTGAGAACGAAGAGGCGCGTTAA
- a CDS encoding class I SAM-dependent methyltransferase encodes MKRDHIIKYYSGFDEWGRLEREPIEFIINMHYIREYLPANGHILDNGAGPGKYAMELAKLGYQVTLSDLTPSSVDTARQKAQEFGLTQQFDGFHVLDATSLSGMADETYDASLMLGPLYHLQTEGERMAAVQELYRVTKRGGVVFVAMQSRMRMSINSLQSPEHWKPNDNMAAIRSFVEKGIFNHQDQGRFTGAYYFNIQDVTPFMEQHNFETVDLIGSSSLRAMLTDEQLQHWQERSEYDELMQYMIEAAKDPSILGISSHLLYIGRKK; translated from the coding sequence ATGAAGAGAGATCACATTATTAAATATTATTCCGGGTTTGATGAGTGGGGCAGACTGGAACGGGAACCAATTGAATTCATCATTAACATGCATTACATCAGAGAGTATCTGCCTGCCAACGGTCATATTCTGGATAATGGCGCTGGGCCGGGGAAGTATGCCATGGAGCTGGCGAAACTGGGGTACCAGGTCACTTTATCTGATCTGACACCGTCCTCCGTAGATACTGCACGGCAAAAGGCTCAAGAGTTCGGTTTGACACAGCAATTCGATGGGTTCCATGTTCTCGATGCGACTTCGCTCTCCGGTATGGCTGATGAGACGTACGATGCGTCCCTCATGCTGGGGCCGTTATATCATTTGCAGACAGAAGGGGAGCGGATGGCTGCTGTGCAGGAGCTGTACCGTGTGACCAAGCGAGGGGGCGTGGTGTTTGTAGCCATGCAAAGCCGAATGCGCATGAGTATCAATTCGTTACAATCCCCGGAGCACTGGAAACCGAATGATAACATGGCAGCAATCCGTTCTTTTGTGGAAAAGGGTATATTCAATCATCAGGATCAAGGACGATTTACGGGAGCATACTATTTTAATATTCAGGACGTTACGCCCTTCATGGAACAGCACAACTTCGAAACTGTCGATTTGATTGGTTCATCAAGCCTTAGAGCGATGCTCACGGACGAGCAGCTACAACACTGGCAAGAACGCAGCGAGTATGATGAACTCATGCAATATATGATTGAAGCGGCCAAAGATCCTTCCATATTGGGAATCTCGTCGCACCTGCTGTACATTGGGAGGAAGAAATAA
- a CDS encoding TetR/AcrR family transcriptional regulator, which yields MKDHNSGSTESAHTVTTFQQARLQHSDNLRQNIVHAAAALLQEHGPEAVTVRRVAERMECSTKIIYNLFGKKEGLAKHLYLEGCSLMAQRFETIPQQESFEQYFRDLAYVYWDFGISQSSFYQLMFGGSFSEFKPDGETLQGTATALKQVSALVEIAIEQGMLQVQDPLLAVRMIWAPLHGVIHLYLGGHIESEEAAKTLYDHTLSMVIHSLVSTSANG from the coding sequence ATGAAGGATCATAATTCGGGTTCCACGGAATCTGCACATACAGTAACGACCTTTCAGCAAGCCAGACTCCAGCACTCGGATAATCTGCGGCAAAATATTGTGCATGCTGCTGCTGCTCTACTGCAAGAGCATGGACCAGAGGCCGTCACGGTACGCCGTGTAGCTGAACGCATGGAGTGCTCCACCAAAATCATATATAACCTGTTCGGGAAAAAAGAAGGGTTAGCCAAACATCTATATTTAGAGGGATGTTCCCTTATGGCCCAGCGATTTGAAACTATACCCCAGCAGGAATCGTTCGAACAATATTTCCGTGATCTGGCCTACGTCTACTGGGACTTCGGCATTTCTCAATCCAGCTTCTATCAGCTGATGTTTGGAGGGTCTTTTTCCGAATTCAAACCAGATGGAGAGACCTTGCAGGGAACAGCGACTGCACTGAAGCAAGTGTCTGCTTTGGTGGAGATAGCGATTGAACAGGGAATGCTTCAGGTGCAAGATCCCCTGCTTGCAGTACGAATGATCTGGGCTCCCTTACACGGTGTTATTCATCTCTATTTGGGAGGTCATATTGAGAGTGAAGAAGCTGCCAAAACCCTCTATGATCATACGTTGTCCATGGTTATACACTCCCTTGTGAGTACATCTGCAAATGGATAA
- a CDS encoding multidrug efflux SMR transporter: MTNSHAYLGWVLLALAIGLELSATILLKVSDGFSRLWPSVLMFVCYGASFTFLNFAVKYMPLAVAYAIWSGVGITLIGVVGHYFFGERLRLTSMVWISFILIGIIGLKWSDS; this comes from the coding sequence ATGACGAACAGTCATGCTTACTTGGGCTGGGTACTGTTGGCACTGGCCATTGGGCTGGAGCTGAGTGCTACCATTTTGCTGAAAGTATCGGATGGATTCTCGCGGTTATGGCCTTCGGTGTTGATGTTTGTCTGTTATGGAGCAAGCTTTACCTTTCTTAATTTTGCAGTGAAGTATATGCCGCTGGCTGTAGCTTATGCGATCTGGTCTGGGGTGGGCATTACGCTCATTGGTGTTGTAGGGCATTACTTTTTTGGTGAACGTCTGCGGCTCACGTCGATGGTATGGATCAGTTTTATTCTGATTGGCATTATTGGACTGAAATGGAGTGATTCTTGA